One region of Buchnera aphidicola (Eriosoma lanigerum) genomic DNA includes:
- the bioA gene encoding adenosylmethionine--8-amino-7-oxononanoate transaminase, whose translation MNKFNKYFDINHIWHPYTSLTNPLPCYYIDSAKGFYLKMKNGKKLIDGMSSWWSVIHGYNNPRLNLALNKQIRKMTHVMFGGITHTPAIKLCKKLLKITPIELNSVFLADSGSVAIEVAMKMAIQYWQALGKKKKYFLTIKNGYHGDTFLAISVSDPNNAFHHTYDSFIKKNLFATAPICKFNDIWNHDDIFSFNQLIDQFSEKIVAVILEPIVQGVGGMHFYHPNYLRSVRKLCNSYEIPLIIDEIATGFGRTGKLFASEHANVVADILCLGKSLTGGTMTLSAVLTTKLISDTISNGKIGTFMHGPTFMGNPLACSVAEASISILEENIWKTQVKDIENQLYINLIKLSNHSRVKDIRVLGAIGVVECYDVINISKIQKFFVKNGVWIRPFKNLIYLTPPYIIDIESLQQLIEIIAKSLENPIFFISNSK comes from the coding sequence ATGAATAAATTCAATAAATATTTTGACATAAACCATATTTGGCATCCTTATACATCATTAACTAATCCTTTACCCTGTTATTATATTGATTCTGCAAAAGGTTTTTATTTAAAAATGAAAAATGGAAAAAAGTTAATTGATGGTATGTCCTCATGGTGGTCTGTTATACATGGATATAATAATCCTAGATTAAATTTAGCATTAAACAAACAAATAAGAAAAATGACACATGTAATGTTTGGAGGTATTACTCATACACCAGCTATTAAATTATGTAAAAAATTATTAAAAATTACACCTATTGAATTAAATTCTGTTTTTTTAGCTGATTCTGGTTCTGTAGCAATAGAAGTTGCTATGAAAATGGCTATACAATATTGGCAAGCTTTAGGGAAAAAGAAAAAATATTTTTTAACAATAAAAAATGGATATCATGGAGATACATTTTTAGCTATATCCGTCAGCGATCCGAATAATGCATTTCATCATACATATGATAGTTTTATAAAAAAAAATTTATTTGCAACAGCTCCTATTTGTAAATTCAATGACATTTGGAATCATGATGATATTTTTTCATTTAATCAATTAATAGATCAATTTTCAGAAAAAATAGTAGCAGTAATTTTAGAACCTATTGTACAAGGAGTTGGAGGTATGCATTTTTATCATCCTAATTATTTACGATCTGTTAGAAAATTATGTAATTCTTATGAAATACCATTAATCATTGATGAAATAGCTACAGGGTTTGGACGTACTGGAAAACTTTTTGCTAGTGAACATGCCAATGTTGTTGCAGATATTTTATGTCTAGGAAAATCATTAACAGGAGGCACTATGACTTTATCTGCTGTATTAACTACTAAATTAATATCAGATACAATTAGTAATGGAAAAATAGGTACTTTTATGCATGGACCAACTTTTATGGGTAATCCTTTAGCATGTTCTGTTGCTGAAGCAAGCATTTCTATATTAGAAGAAAATATATGGAAAACACAAGTTAAAGATATCGAAAATCAATTGTATATTAATTTAATTAAATTATCCAATCATTCACGAGTAAAAGATATTCGTGTTTTAGGAGCAATTGGTGTAGTAGAATGTTACGATGTAATAAATATATCTAAAATACAAAAGTTTTTTGTGAAAAATGGAGTATGGATTCGACCATTTAAGAATTTAATTTATCTTACTCCACCTTATATCATTGATATAGAATCTTTACAACAATTAATAGAAATTATTGCTAAATCATTAGAAAATCCAATTTTTTTTATTTCTAATTCAAAGTAA
- a CDS encoding beta-propeller fold lactonase family protein has product MYQNIYIASPESNQIEVWNLNNNGIANLIQIVKIHGKIQPLCILKEKNILYAGLRSNNCIITYKISKTGILKTICNFSIPYSINYISIDINRQKMICSSYHSGSIIIISLNALGYPIKIDQQINYLAGCHCSIMDLDQKILFTSALKQNKIHLFIFYDKTIVSNPNQKYVHTEYNSGPRHIIFHPNNINLYSINELNGTINTWIINYNSNTIKNLQNINLMPISFKGTPWASEIRILPNGQYLYASDRTTSIISIFKINIKNGILSRIAQIQTELQPRSFDIDEFGKYLVIAGQKSNFISIYQINQVTGLLKFIARYPVGNGPLWVLINNNTKINAT; this is encoded by the coding sequence ATGTATCAGAATATCTATATTGCTTCTCCAGAAAGTAATCAAATTGAAGTCTGGAATTTAAATAATAACGGAATTGCAAATTTAATACAAATTGTTAAAATTCATGGTAAAATACAACCTTTATGTATTCTAAAAGAAAAAAATATACTTTATGCAGGATTACGTTCAAATAATTGTATTATTACTTATAAAATTTCTAAAACAGGTATATTAAAAACTATATGTAATTTTTCAATACCATATTCCATAAATTATATTTCTATTGATATCAATCGACAAAAAATGATTTGTAGTTCATATCATTCAGGATCAATAATAATTATCTCTTTAAATGCATTAGGATATCCAATAAAAATTGATCAACAAATTAATTATTTAGCTGGATGTCATTGTTCTATTATGGACCTTGATCAAAAAATATTATTTACATCCGCATTAAAACAAAATAAAATTCATCTATTTATATTTTATGATAAAACAATCGTATCTAATCCAAATCAAAAATATGTACATACTGAATATAATTCAGGTCCTAGACATATTATATTTCATCCAAATAATATTAATTTATATAGTATCAATGAACTAAATGGTACTATTAATACATGGATTATTAATTATAATAGTAATACAATAAAAAATTTACAAAATATTAATTTAATGCCTATTAGCTTTAAAGGAACCCCGTGGGCATCAGAAATTCGTATATTACCAAATGGTCAATATTTGTATGCTTCTGATAGAACTACAAGCATTATCTCTATTTTTAAAATAAATATAAAAAATGGTATTCTTTCTCGCATTGCACAAATACAAACAGAACTACAACCACGGTCATTTGACATTGATGAATTTGGAAAATATTTAGTTATAGCTGGACAAAAATCGAATTTTATAAGTATCTATCAAATCAATCAAGTAACAGGTTTATTAAAATTTATTGCACGTTATCCAGTAGGAAATGGACCTCTATGGGTATTAATTAATAATAATACTAAAATTAATGCAACATAG
- the gltP gene encoding glutamate/aspartate:proton symporter GltP — MKLFKIGLAWQIFIALLLGIIVGSFLHNQQKEQEWFINNFLIPAGDIFTSLIKMIVVPIIISTLIVGIASIGDTKKLGRIGIKTIIYFEIMTTLAIIVGISLANIFKPGYGINMALLTTIDISKYKLITLQHTTHSHSLMHIILSLIPQNIFLSISKNEMLSIIFFSVLFGLGLSSLSIKKKEPLINVFKSISETMFSVTNMIMKYAPIGVFSFISLTIINFGFTSLLPLAKLVILVYFSILLFTLCILGSVARLCKLRITTLILILKEELMLAYTTSSSETVLPKIMEKMQNYGAPKSITSFVIPAGYSFNLDGSTLYQSIAAIFITQLYNIELSLLNEIILVVTLMITSKGVAGVPGISFVVLLATLGSIGIPLEGLAFIAGVDRIMDMARTALNVIGNSLAVLVISKWENQFDIQKSKNYENLIKKKINYTKL; from the coding sequence ATGAAATTATTTAAAATTGGTCTTGCTTGGCAAATTTTTATTGCATTATTATTAGGAATTATTGTAGGTTCCTTTCTTCATAATCAACAAAAAGAACAAGAATGGTTTATTAATAATTTTTTAATTCCAGCAGGAGATATATTTACCAGTTTAATAAAAATGATAGTGGTTCCAATTATTATTTCAACTTTAATTGTAGGAATTGCTTCAATTGGTGATACAAAAAAATTAGGAAGAATTGGAATTAAAACTATTATTTATTTTGAAATCATGACAACATTAGCTATTATTGTGGGAATTTCTTTAGCTAATATATTTAAGCCAGGTTATGGAATAAATATGGCACTATTAACTACTATAGATATCTCTAAATATAAATTAATCACATTACAACATACTACACATTCACATAGCTTGATGCATATTATATTATCATTAATTCCACAAAATATTTTTTTATCTATATCTAAGAATGAAATGTTATCTATTATATTTTTTTCAGTTTTATTTGGATTAGGTTTGTCATCATTATCAATCAAAAAAAAAGAACCTTTGATAAATGTGTTCAAATCCATTTCTGAAACTATGTTTTCTGTTACTAATATGATTATGAAATATGCACCTATAGGTGTATTTTCGTTTATATCATTAACTATAATTAACTTTGGATTTACATCATTGTTACCTTTAGCAAAATTAGTAATATTAGTATATTTTTCGATTCTATTATTTACATTATGTATATTAGGATCAGTAGCTCGTTTGTGTAAATTACGAATAACTACTTTAATCTTAATTTTAAAAGAAGAATTAATGCTTGCATACACCACTTCTAGCTCTGAAACAGTATTACCTAAAATTATGGAAAAAATGCAAAATTATGGAGCACCAAAATCAATTACTAGTTTTGTAATACCAGCAGGGTACTCTTTTAATTTAGATGGTTCAACATTATATCAAAGTATAGCAGCTATTTTTATAACACAATTGTATAATATTGAACTTTCATTATTAAATGAAATTATTTTAGTTGTAACTTTAATGATCACTTCTAAAGGAGTAGCAGGTGTTCCTGGAATATCCTTTGTTGTATTATTAGCTACTTTAGGTAGTATAGGTATTCCATTAGAAGGATTAGCGTTTATAGCAGGTGTTGATCGAATAATGGATATGGCAAGAACAGCTTTAAATGTTATAGGAAATTCTTTAGCTGTATTAGTAATATCAAAATGGGAAAATCAATTTGATATTCAAAAATCAAAAAATTATGAAAATTTAATTAAAAAAAAAATAAATTATACTAAATTATAA
- the mfd gene encoding transcription-repair coupling factor — protein MNKFNGKIIFFIKHKKHYHILLKLISGCNISLQQIYNLHMKQFFTIHLLKRYFFIIKEREHGLIDTKNNFAFICENDFKKNQLIDCFLLENTAKKTNYTKKNWFEIHNNEFVVHFEHGIGRYQGLIILENNGINNEYFIIEYANKAKLYVPIQSLNLISAYHTANKNIVLNKLGSDQWIRERKKIEKKIYDSTAMLLDTYANRANQIGFNFNINSQLYDQFCNKFPFLLTPDQKKVIYEVLKDMSTPIPMDRLICGDVGFGKTEIAMRASFIAVSNKKQVAILVPTTLLVQQHYDNFITRFSDFSIQINKLSRLCTPKETLSSILHVKEGKTDILIGTHQMLSKKIQWFNLGLLIIDEEHRFGVLHKEKIKSLFTNIDILTLTATPIPRTLNMAVHGIRDLSIISTPPDKRLAIKTIVTEYNTNLIRKTILQEISRGGQIYYIYNRIQNINNKAKTLTKLIPEAKIKIGHGEMHAKYLNQIMYDFSHKIFNVLVCTTIIEIGIDIPHANTMIIEDADQFGLSQLHQLRGRIGRLHQQAYAFLLVKNYKNINEDAKKRLYSIHSFQNVGDGLTLSYQDLEIRGIGEILGHDQSGHMGKIGFHFYKEMLAHAINMHKLGEKRTFQELIQYHPEIEINVPALLSSEYVSNVNTRINFYKKIAECNSETELKKIKNELIYQYGTMPYPVKNLITIAFIRIIANNIGIKKIYSNNKEGFLIFHNTHCVNLNWLFKKLQSEPNNWNIVNANKLKFIHNLNENQERLKWILNFITLLYQNRIPMCINTNQ, from the coding sequence TTGAACAAATTTAATGGAAAAATTATATTTTTTATAAAACATAAAAAACATTACCATATTTTATTAAAATTAATATCTGGTTGTAATATATCACTTCAACAAATATATAATTTACACATGAAACAATTTTTTACAATTCATTTATTAAAAAGATATTTTTTTATTATTAAAGAAAGAGAACATGGATTGATTGATACAAAAAATAATTTTGCTTTTATTTGTGAAAATGATTTTAAAAAAAACCAATTAATTGATTGCTTTTTATTAGAGAACACAGCAAAAAAAACGAATTACACTAAAAAAAATTGGTTTGAAATTCATAATAATGAATTTGTGGTACATTTTGAGCATGGTATTGGTAGATATCAAGGATTAATAATTTTAGAAAATAATGGAATAAATAATGAATATTTTATTATTGAATATGCTAATAAAGCTAAATTATATGTTCCTATTCAATCATTAAATTTAATTAGTGCGTATCATACTGCAAATAAAAATATTGTATTAAATAAATTAGGAAGTGACCAATGGATTCGAGAAAGAAAAAAAATTGAAAAAAAAATATATGATTCTACAGCAATGTTATTAGATACTTATGCTAATAGGGCAAATCAAATAGGATTTAATTTTAATATCAATTCACAACTATATGATCAATTTTGTAATAAATTTCCTTTTCTATTAACTCCTGATCAAAAAAAAGTTATTTATGAAGTATTGAAAGATATGAGTACTCCAATTCCAATGGATCGTTTAATTTGTGGAGACGTTGGATTTGGAAAAACAGAAATAGCCATGAGAGCATCTTTTATTGCGGTATCTAATAAAAAGCAAGTAGCTATTTTAGTACCTACAACACTATTAGTACAACAACATTATGATAACTTTATTACTCGTTTTTCTGATTTTTCCATACAAATAAATAAATTATCTAGATTATGTACTCCTAAAGAAACATTATCATCAATATTACACGTTAAAGAAGGAAAAACAGATATTTTAATAGGTACTCATCAAATGTTATCAAAAAAGATTCAATGGTTTAATTTAGGATTATTAATAATAGATGAAGAACATCGATTTGGAGTATTACATAAAGAAAAAATAAAATCACTATTCACTAATATTGATATTTTAACTTTAACAGCTACTCCTATTCCAAGAACTTTAAATATGGCTGTACACGGTATTCGAGATTTATCAATTATATCTACTCCACCTGATAAAAGATTAGCTATTAAAACTATTGTTACAGAATATAACACAAATTTAATTCGGAAAACTATTCTTCAAGAAATTTCAAGAGGAGGGCAAATTTACTATATCTATAATAGAATTCAAAATATTAATAATAAAGCTAAAACACTAACAAAACTAATTCCAGAAGCAAAAATTAAAATTGGACATGGAGAAATGCATGCAAAATATTTAAATCAAATTATGTATGATTTTAGTCATAAAATTTTTAATGTTTTGGTTTGTACAACAATTATAGAAATAGGTATAGACATACCACATGCAAATACTATGATTATTGAAGATGCTGATCAATTTGGATTGTCTCAATTACATCAATTAAGAGGAAGAATTGGTCGTTTACATCAGCAAGCGTATGCATTTTTATTAGTAAAAAATTATAAAAATATTAATGAAGATGCAAAAAAAAGACTGTATTCTATTCATTCTTTTCAAAATGTAGGAGATGGCTTAACTTTATCTTATCAAGATTTAGAAATTAGAGGAATAGGAGAAATTTTAGGTCACGATCAAAGTGGTCATATGGGGAAAATTGGTTTTCATTTTTATAAAGAAATGTTAGCACATGCAATCAATATGCATAAATTAGGAGAAAAAAGAACTTTTCAAGAATTAATTCAATATCATCCTGAAATAGAAATCAATGTTCCTGCATTATTATCTTCCGAGTATGTCTCTAATGTAAATACTCGTATTAATTTTTATAAAAAAATTGCAGAATGTAATTCAGAAACAGAACTAAAAAAAATTAAAAATGAATTAATTTATCAATATGGAACTATGCCATATCCTGTAAAAAATTTAATTACTATTGCTTTTATTCGTATAATAGCCAATAATATAGGTATTAAAAAAATTTATTCTAATAACAAAGAAGGTTTTTTAATATTTCATAATACTCATTGTGTAAATTTAAATTGGTTATTTAAAAAATTACAATCAGAACCTAATAATTGGAATATAGTAAATGCTAATAAATTAAAATTTATTCATAATTTAAATGAAAATCAAGAAAGATTAAAATGGATTTTAAATTTTATAACCTTATTATATCAAAATAGAATACCTATGTGTATCAATACAAATCAATAA